A single Myxocyprinus asiaticus isolate MX2 ecotype Aquarium Trade chromosome 50, UBuf_Myxa_2, whole genome shotgun sequence DNA region contains:
- the lsm7 gene encoding U6 snRNA-associated Sm-like protein LSm7, protein MADKEKKKKESIFDLSKYIDKHIRVKFQGGREASGVLKGFDPLLNLVLDGTIEYMRDPDDQYKLTEDTRQLGLVVCRGTSVVLICPQDGMEAIPNPFIQQQDG, encoded by the exons ATGGCG GATAAAGAGAAGAAAAAGAAGGAGAGTATTTTCGATTTGTCGAAATACATCGACAAACATATCAGAGTTAAGTTCCAAGGTGGTCGTGAAG CTAGTGGTGTCTTAAAAGGCTTCGACCCGCTGTTAAACCTTGTGCTGGATGGCACCATTGAATACATGCGAG ATCCTGATGACCAGTATAAGTTGACTGAAGACACCAGGCAGCTTGGTCTGGTTGTGTGTCGAGGGACATCCGTTGTGCTAATCTGTCCACAGGACGGGATGGAAGCCATTCCAAACCCTTTCATTCAACAGCAGGACGGATAA